One endosymbiont 'TC1' of Trimyema compressum genomic window, CTATGGTAAAGAAGCTAGCGATTTTACACAATCCAAATTAGAAATTGCTCAGGTAATTGAAATAGAATGGGATAAAACCCAAGGTACAACCCATAATAGACCTGTTGGTGTTATTTTTGTTGACGGTATTAATCTAAATCTATTATTAGTTGAGGAAGGTTACGCTAATCTAAAATATTTAAAAGATACTATGCCTTATGCCAAAGAATACAGACTAGCCGAGAAAAAAGCCAAAGAAAAAAATAGGTATTTGGCAATAAAAAAGGCACTTGAAAAACTGAATAAAATTGATTTCAGTTACACACTGGTGAAAATTGGTTTAATAATCTCCTTTATGTAACAAAGCAAGTTGTTACATAAAGGTTCCTCTAAATTACGTCCTTTCAGATGCCTCTTATTTTTATTAAAGGACTTTATGATTATCACGCCTCATCTCGATTGGTTTACGATTACTATAAAACCATAAAAACTGAAAATTTTTTGCTGGTTTGAAAAAGCTGCTCACTTTCCTCAATGGTGTGTTCCTTAAAAGCTTTTATCTGTACTAAAAAACCTACTGTAAAATAAATAACCAAGTACATATAAAGCACTTGGTTATTTATTCCACCGGAAAATCCAATAATTAATTCAGGTTAATAATAAAAACACAATTAATGATAATAAAAACTATGGCAAAAACAATACAGAATAACCATATTTTTTGCTTGCTTTTAATTAGAAATAAGATACCTGTAATAAGCAATACAATACAAAAGAGCAACCCTATTATAGTTGGGACTAAAGCATAAGGCGAATTCAAATAGGATTGGTAAAATCCAGCTAGAAAACCAACCATTCGATTATAGGCATCTGCTATTAGTTCAAAAATATTATGTAGTATTCTAACCATTCTTTATATCCCCCCAATTCTCTATAGTTAAATAATACGATTTTTTATAATAATTGTCAAAAAATAAAACCATGACCTTAATAAATAAGGTCATGGTTACTTTTAAAATATCTTATTGATTGCCTTTATCTCTAATTTCATCAGCAATTAAAGTTTCAATAACATCTACATCAAAAGCGCCTTGATCTCCTTGACCGTACTTTCTTGCAGCTACTTTGTTTTCACTCATTTCTTTATCACCAATTACAAATAAATAAGGTATTTTTTTCATTTGACCTTCTCTAATTTTATAACCTAATTTCTCATTACGATCATCAACAGAACAACGGATACCTGATCTTCTAAGCTTTTCAGCTACAGAATAAGCAAAGTTATAATGAGGTTCTGCAATGGGTACTAATTTTACTTGAATTGGCGCTAACCAAGTTGGAAAAGCTCCTGCATAATGTTCGATTAAAATACCAATGAAGCGCTCAATAGAACCAAAAATAGCTCTATGAATCATAGCTGGTCTATGTTTGCTACCATCCTCACCAATATAATGGATATCAAATTTTTCAGGCATTTGGAAGTCTAATTGAATAGTGCCACACTGCCAAGTTCTGCCAATAGAATCTTTTAAATGAAAATCAATTTTCGGACCATAAAATGCGCCGTCTCCTTCATTTAACTCATAAGGCATTTCTAAATCTTCTAATGCATCTTTCAAAGCATCTGTTGCTTGATTCCATAACTCTACTGAACCCATGGCTTTTTCAGGACGGGTAGATAACTCAACACTATATTCAAAATTAAAGGTACGGTAAACTTCATCTACCATTTCAATTACCTTTTTAATCTCTTCTTTAATTTGACTATATAACATAAAAATATGAGCATCATCTTGAGTAAATGCCCGTACACGCATTAGTCCATGAAGAACGCCTGATTTCTCATGGCGATGAACTAAGCCCATTTCAGCATAGCGAATAGGCAACTCTCTATAACTGTGTTGACCATGCTTGTAAACAAGCATGCATCCTGGACAGTTCATTGGTTTTATGGCAAATGGTACATCATCAATTTCTGTAAAATACATATTTTCATGATAGTGATCCCAATGTCCAGATTGTTCCCATAGCTTTCTATTTAAAATAATAGGTGTATTAATTTCATCATACCCCCATTTTCCATAAAGACCTTTCATGTAGTTTTCCAATTCATTTCTCAGAATCATACCTTTAGGTAAGAAAATTGGAAAGCCTGGTCCCTCTTCTTCAATTGTAAATAAATCAAGTTCTGCACCGAGTTTTCTATGATCTCTTTTTTTAGCTTCTTCAAGTAATATTAAGTAAGCAGACAATTCTTTTTTATTAGCAAAAGAAGTACCATAAATTCTTTGAAGCATTTTATTTTTTTCATTTCCTCTCCAATATGCTCCTGCTAAACTCATTAACTTAAATGACTTAAGATACCCTGTTGAAGGCATTTGTGGTCCACGACATAAATCCATAAAACCACCTTGTTCATAAGCGCTAATAACTTCTCCTTCAGGCAAATCATTAATAAGCTCCACTTTATAAATTTCACCTTCAGAAGCAAAATATTCAAGCGCTTCTTCTCTTGATAATTCTCTTCTCACAAAAGGACTGTTTCTTTTAACAATTTCACTAATTTTCTTTTCAATTTTCTCAAGATCCTCTGGCGTAAAAATATGAGAAGTATCAAAATCATAATAGAAGCCATTTTCAATTACTGGACCAATTCCAAATTTTGCATCTGGAAATAATTCTCCAACTGCTTCTGCCATAATATGCGCACTACTGTGTCTATAGGTATCCAATCCCTCTTTTGAGTCTAAAGTAAATAACTCTACCTTGTCTCCTTCATTTACAACGGTAAACATATCTACCAATACATCATTTACTTTGCCTACAATAGCTTCTTTTTTCAAACGCGGACTTATAGCACCGGCTACTTCAAATAAATTAGCGCCTTTTTCAACTTGAAAACCACTGCCATCTTTTAAAAATACTTTCATTTATTCATGCCTCCTAGTTTTCTACATAAAATATTTAATATAAAATAAAAAAAGCTATCCTCTCATAAGAGACGATAGCATCGTGGTTCCACTCTAATTTAAGAAATCATTATTACAACTTCTCCTCAGAAGCTTTTAACACAAGCATTACGTGTTCCCTTTTTTCTTCAGGTTCCTCTCCTAGGTGGTTTTCTTTTTAATGCCTTTAAGAATTTTCAGCACCATTCTCTCTGTAAAGGCTTTTAAAAATACTCATCCTAATCATCAATTTATA contains:
- a CDS encoding thermonuclease family protein, with amino-acid sequence MKQKKKIITALITVILISVIFIAEQPSFSINQLWPNGKEIVTLIRPVDSDTANFNAAIYGNIKVRFSGIDTPETKHPTKGIEPYGKEASDFTQSKLEIAQVIEIEWDKTQGTTHNRPVGVIFVDGINLNLLLVEEGYANLKYLKDTMPYAKEYRLAEKKAKEKNRYLAIKKALEKLNKIDFSYTLVKIGLIISFM
- the thrS gene encoding threonine--tRNA ligase codes for the protein MKVFLKDGSGFQVEKGANLFEVAGAISPRLKKEAIVGKVNDVLVDMFTVVNEGDKVELFTLDSKEGLDTYRHSSAHIMAEAVGELFPDAKFGIGPVIENGFYYDFDTSHIFTPEDLEKIEKKISEIVKRNSPFVRRELSREEALEYFASEGEIYKVELINDLPEGEVISAYEQGGFMDLCRGPQMPSTGYLKSFKLMSLAGAYWRGNEKNKMLQRIYGTSFANKKELSAYLILLEEAKKRDHRKLGAELDLFTIEEEGPGFPIFLPKGMILRNELENYMKGLYGKWGYDEINTPIILNRKLWEQSGHWDHYHENMYFTEIDDVPFAIKPMNCPGCMLVYKHGQHSYRELPIRYAEMGLVHRHEKSGVLHGLMRVRAFTQDDAHIFMLYSQIKEEIKKVIEMVDEVYRTFNFEYSVELSTRPEKAMGSVELWNQATDALKDALEDLEMPYELNEGDGAFYGPKIDFHLKDSIGRTWQCGTIQLDFQMPEKFDIHYIGEDGSKHRPAMIHRAIFGSIERFIGILIEHYAGAFPTWLAPIQVKLVPIAEPHYNFAYSVAEKLRRSGIRCSVDDRNEKLGYKIREGQMKKIPYLFVIGDKEMSENKVAARKYGQGDQGAFDVDVIETLIADEIRDKGNQ